One Hordeum vulgare subsp. vulgare chromosome 4H, MorexV3_pseudomolecules_assembly, whole genome shotgun sequence DNA window includes the following coding sequences:
- the LOC123447327 gene encoding defensin-like protein 1: protein MEASRKLLSAALFLVLLLAATGEMGGPVAVAEARRCESPSHRFRGPCVRGHNCANVCRTEGFPGGNCRGLRRRCFCTTHCRY from the coding sequence ATGGAGGCTTCACGCAAGCTCCTCTCCGCCGCGCTCTTCCTCGTGCTGCTGCTCGCGGCCACGGGGGAGATGGGAGGCccggtggcggtggcggaggcTCGGAGGTGCGAGTCGCCGAGCCACAGGTTCAGGGGCCCCTGCGTGCGCGGACACAACTGCGCCAACGTCTGCCGGACCGAGGGCTTCCCCGGCGGCAACTGCCGCGGCCTCCGCCGCCGCTGCTTCTGCACCACCCACTGCCGCTACTAG
- the LOC123447328 gene encoding defensin Ec-AMP-D2-like, which produces MEASRRLLSAALLLVLLLAATGELGGPVMVAEARTCESRSHRFRGPCVRRSNCANVCKTEGFPDGKCRGFRRRCFCTTHCHH; this is translated from the exons ATGGAGGCTTCACGCAGGCTCCTCTCGgcggcgctgctcctcgtgctgCTGCTCGCCGCCACAG GGGAGCTGGGAGGGCCGGTGATGGTGGCGGAGGCGCGGACGTGCGAGTCGCGGAGCCACAGGTTCAGGGGGCCCTGCGTGCGCAGGTCCAACTGCGCCAACGTCTGCAAGACCGAGGGCTTCCCCGACGGCAAGTGCCGCGGGTTCCGCCGCCGCTGCTTCTGCACCACCCACTGCCACCATTAA